tggagctgtgtcgtgggtggagggtggagctgtgtcgtggtggagggtggagctgtgtcgtggtggagggtggagctgtgtcgtggtggagggtggagctgtgtcgtggtgGAGGATGGAGCTGCGTTGTGGGTGGAGCTGTAtcgtggtggagggtggagctgtgttgtgggtggagctgtgttgtgggtggagctgtgttgtggtggagggtggagctgtgtcgtggtggagggtggagctgtgtcgtggtggagggtggagctgtgtcgtgggTGGATCTGTGtcgtggtggagggtggagctgtgtcgtgggtggagctgtgtcgtgggtggagctgtgtcgtggtggagggtggagctgtgtcgtggtggagggtggagctgtgtcgtggtagagggtggagctgtgtcgtgggtggagctgtgtcgtggtggagctgtgtcgtgggtggagctgtgtcgtggtggagggtggagctgtgtcgtgggtggagctgtgtcgtggtggagggtggagctgtgtcgtgggtggagctgtgtcgtggtggagggtggagctgtgtcgtggtggagggtggagctgtgtcgtgggtggagctgtgtcgtggtggagggtggagtTTTGTcgtgggtggagctgtgtcgtggtggagggtggagctgtgtcgtgggtggagctgtgtcgtggtggagggtggagctgtgttgtggtggagctgtgtcgtgggtggagctgtgtcgtggtggagggtggagctgtgtcgtgggtggagctgtgtcgtggtgAAGGGTGGAGCTGCGGTCTCCCAGCCTGAGGAAAGAAACTGCCCTGACGTTTGGAGGCAAAACAGCTGACGCCTCTCTATCTCTTGCCAGATGGGAGCCAGTTGAACAGCTTGGTGGGGTGTGTACTGACCCTACTACTAACCGCCCTCCAAATGCGGATATACTGTACAGTCGTCTCCATGCGGCACACAGGTTTAGCAGGTTGAGTTAACCGCTGGAGGGGAGGAGTTGTGCCGTGTTGACAGGCTTTACACGGGCGGCGTTGTTTGCTTGACTATTAGCTGACAAAGGAATTCTCTTTTTGGACATGAGGCAGCGTGTCATCCGACAGTGTTGTTTGCCTGACACGGTGCTTTGCTCTCATCACAAAgagcagaaatataaaataaacgtTATATTTACCTACAAGAAGACAGTTTAGCCGCAAACTTCAAGCTGATGCTCTCTGGGTGTTGGAGAAACCTCTTCTAGTGTGTGCAGTCTGTAAACTGACTGCATGTCTCTGATGGCTTTCAGTACTGGTTGAAttgatcattatttttattgttgatgTCCATCTGAGCACTACCAGAAAAAATGGGTCTTCAAATGGCGGTTTTATCTTCCTGCAATCcagaattacattacatgtcatttagctgacgcttttatccaaagcgacttacaataagtatgTAAAGATATTCAATACATAATTGTGTCAagcaaatgaaagaagaaaagaccaTTAGAATTCACAAGAGTTACTTGATACAGATGTTTATGAATGTACACTGCTCATAAAAATGTGCAATCTTCCTTCTAAGGTCCTACAGTCCTGCAGATGTGCTTATTGTAGCTGAGGCCAACAGTCCTCTCCAGTATCCCACTCAGGGCGTGGAGGTGCGACCCCTCAAAACCATCATCATTCCAGGTAAAAGTACCATTGCACTTTGTTCAAAGCGTGTACATTGCATCTATTTTTAGTTTCATGGTGGAATTGCTTCACTGTCGTCTCACCTCATATCGCTCCCTAGATAAAGTAGTAGTAATTGCTTTATTCCCATAGGTTTGGGTCTTAAAGAAGAAACCGGGTCCAAGATCAAGCACACGGTAACTTCTTTACTTTGCGGCTTTTATCGGGGTCCTCACCTGAGTTGACAAACCTCAATTTTTTTCTGTCCAAATATTAAgcttctttgccttttttttaaaactcaaaaaACTCTGCATTTGGTGCACAGGTTTATTTGACAGCAACATTGGGGACTTTTGATGTCGCTGCTACAGTGGAGAGGGTCTCTGTTGAAGGACAAGGAGAGAAGCACATGATACTTTCCAGTCCTCTTCTCTCCGCTCTAAACAGACAGCTAAAGTTTGTCACTTACACAAACACTGTTTTTCATCCCAAGACTGCCGATACAGGTAATGGAGTGTATTTTGATATTAAACGTAGAATGTTATGTTTACTTGTTCAATCCTGATGGTCTGAAGTAATACGCAACGCTTTGAATCAAGTAGTAATCAATCAAAAGACCTCATGGGAAGGAGGTATGGGAGTACTACGTTCTGTGTGCCAGTGGAATAAGTCAAACGTTTGTtcacaccttctcattcaattcggtggtctcttctttttctgcagTTCAGTTTAGCACTGATGTTCACCAGTCATTTTTCACCATTAAAGTTGGACATGGAACGCTACCTAAACTTTACAACTCTGGATATCAAAGCGGTTTGTGAGCAGTAATGCCTTTATCACATTTGTATTCTTCTTTTTGtcaattcaaagtgtttaaatgcgccattgtgatgttttcttttgtttgttttcccattCAGAGTACAATATCAGTGCTCTTGTTACCATCGCCACCAAGACCTTTCTGCGATATGACAAACTCAAAGACCTCATTGACAGCATTCGTCAATACTATCCCACAGTTACCATTGTGATAGCAGATGACAATGAACACCCACAGCCAGTGACTGGCCCTCACATTGACCATTACATCATGCCTTTTGGAAAGGTAAGGAAGGGTTGCTATGTCTCTATGGAGTGTTTGGGATGATGGTTACTAACCTGCACAGTTGTTGAGTGTTGACCAACCTTCATCTGCTACACACAGGGTTGGTTTGCAGGACGAAACCTGGCAGTGTCACAAGTCACAACCAAGTATGTCCTCTGGGTGGATGATGATTTCATCTTTACTGCAAAGACCAAGCTGGAGATGATGGTAGACATCTTAGAAAAGACCACGCTGGATCTGGTGAGTTGCACACCGAGGCACAGGTCAATGTGATGATATCTGCTGTTTTTGGATGGGGAATGCATATTATATTATGCATGGATACtaacatttaacattatatC
This sequence is a window from Pungitius pungitius chromosome 1, fPunPun2.1, whole genome shotgun sequence. Protein-coding genes within it:
- the b4galnt1a gene encoding beta-1,4 N-acetylgalactosaminyltransferase 1a isoform X2; its protein translation is MILSSPLLSALNRQLKFVTYTNTVFHPKTADTVQFSTDVHQSFFTIKVGHGTLPKLYNSGYQSEYNISALVTIATKTFLRYDKLKDLIDSIRQYYPTVTIVIADDNEHPQPVTGPHIDHYIMPFGKGWFAGRNLAVSQVTTKYVLWVDDDFIFTAKTKLEMMVDILEKTTLDLVGGAVREVTGYAATFRHTMSVEYGGEEGDCLHIRTGYHHVIEGFPNCVVADAVINFFLARTYKVQGGFNPRLARHGHLEFFIDALGSLHVGSCSDVIVSHASKIIPPWSKTESQKSYDKFRYSFSNADNDVHKEDFYFKNRFKCMTSH